The following proteins are co-located in the Actinomycetota bacterium genome:
- a CDS encoding aminotransferase class V-fold PLP-dependent enzyme yields the protein MDLASYRNRFPVLENAAYLVSHSLGAMPLDAKEELELYMNEWATRGVGAWNEGWWDTPLSVGDELAPIVGAPPGSIAMVPNVTVAESIAASCFTLHGEANRIACTDLSFPSVRLIWERVPGAKVTTVRSWDGTTIPTETFVAAIDERTAVVVVGHILFPSSYLQNAKAIIEQAHDVGAMVVLDVYQSAGVMPIDLVDLEVDFAVGGSAKWLCGGLGAGWLYVRKELQPSLEPRLVAWPGARSPFDVHTQEVASQDGMWRFVSGTPNVPALYTARAGYRIIREAGAAAIRDDSLRMTGKLIEIGDRLGIPLLTNRDPNRRGGTVTFAVEDAQRVAARLAEQHVIVEAVPDVGISVGPHFYNNEEDLDRFETALRHA from the coding sequence ATGGATCTGGCTTCCTATCGGAACCGGTTCCCCGTGCTCGAGAACGCTGCATACCTTGTCAGCCATTCGCTTGGAGCGATGCCTCTCGACGCCAAGGAGGAACTGGAGCTCTACATGAACGAGTGGGCGACACGTGGGGTCGGCGCGTGGAACGAAGGATGGTGGGACACGCCGCTGAGCGTCGGTGACGAACTGGCCCCGATCGTCGGCGCGCCGCCCGGTTCGATCGCGATGGTCCCGAACGTGACCGTCGCCGAGTCGATTGCGGCTTCCTGCTTCACGTTGCACGGTGAAGCCAACCGGATCGCGTGCACGGATCTGAGCTTTCCCTCCGTTCGGCTGATCTGGGAGAGAGTCCCAGGCGCAAAGGTGACCACGGTCCGCAGTTGGGACGGGACGACGATCCCGACGGAGACGTTCGTCGCGGCGATCGACGAGCGCACCGCCGTCGTGGTCGTCGGTCACATTCTCTTTCCCAGCTCGTACCTGCAGAATGCCAAGGCAATCATCGAGCAGGCCCATGACGTTGGCGCCATGGTGGTCCTCGACGTGTACCAGTCCGCAGGAGTGATGCCGATCGATCTCGTCGACTTGGAAGTTGACTTCGCCGTCGGCGGCTCTGCGAAATGGCTCTGTGGAGGCCTCGGTGCCGGCTGGCTGTACGTCCGCAAGGAGCTGCAACCGAGCCTCGAACCCAGATTGGTCGCATGGCCAGGTGCTCGTTCCCCGTTCGACGTCCACACACAAGAGGTGGCGTCGCAGGACGGCATGTGGCGCTTCGTGTCCGGCACCCCGAACGTGCCGGCGCTCTACACGGCGAGGGCAGGCTATCGAATCATCAGGGAGGCTGGAGCGGCAGCGATCCGTGACGACTCGCTCCGCATGACCGGCAAGCTCATCGAGATCGGTGACCGGCTTGGGATTCCCCTCCTCACGAACCGTGACCCGAACCGGCGCGGGGGCACGGTGACGTTCGCCGTCGAGGATGCCCAGCGAGTCGCCGCCCGCCTGGCCGAGCAGCACGTCATCGTCGAGGCCGTGCCGGATGTCGGCATCAGCGTCGGACCTCACTTCTACAACAACGAAGAGGACCTCGACCGCTTCGAGACGGCCCTCCGGCACGCCTGA
- a CDS encoding sugar ABC transporter permease produces the protein MAAPTSAPPRKRKTLARREARLAWIFVLPAAVIVLGLVLFPIIWNVSLSFQRLRLIDLQHINFFRFEGTLRNFKAVVGVRDFWQTIWTTLEYTVFGTVLSMVMGLWAALVVRKSFRGRSLVRGLMLFPYVTPVIAAAFVWQLMLNQTFGIANEWIAAAGGQRIDFLGTRFYELSLFGAHLKVPLALTMVILFEGWRYFPFAFLFILARLQAIPSELDEAAMVDGATLSQRFWYVTLPQLRGVFSVLFLLRFIWTFNKFDDIFLLTGGAAGTQVITVKIIEWLRGRGDIGAAAALGLVLAAILMVLLFVYFKWFYQEDEA, from the coding sequence ATGGCAGCTCCCACATCAGCACCACCCAGAAAGCGAAAAACCCTCGCAAGGCGCGAGGCGCGTCTCGCCTGGATCTTCGTCCTCCCCGCGGCGGTCATCGTGCTCGGGCTCGTTCTCTTCCCGATCATCTGGAACGTCTCACTGAGTTTTCAGCGGCTGCGGCTGATCGACCTCCAACACATCAACTTCTTTCGCTTCGAGGGGACCCTGAGGAACTTCAAAGCCGTCGTCGGGGTGCGGGACTTCTGGCAGACCATCTGGACGACCCTCGAGTACACGGTGTTCGGCACGGTCCTGTCGATGGTCATGGGCCTGTGGGCGGCGCTCGTCGTCCGCAAGTCGTTCCGGGGCCGCTCGCTGGTACGGGGACTCATGCTGTTCCCGTATGTCACACCGGTGATCGCCGCCGCTTTCGTCTGGCAGCTCATGCTGAACCAGACGTTCGGGATCGCCAACGAGTGGATCGCCGCGGCGGGCGGGCAACGCATCGACTTCCTGGGCACCCGCTTCTACGAGCTCTCCCTGTTCGGAGCCCACCTCAAGGTGCCGCTCGCGCTCACGATGGTGATCCTGTTCGAAGGCTGGCGGTACTTCCCGTTCGCCTTCCTGTTCATCCTTGCCCGCCTCCAGGCGATTCCTTCGGAACTCGACGAGGCGGCGATGGTCGACGGCGCCACCCTCAGCCAGCGATTCTGGTACGTGACCCTCCCTCAGCTCCGAGGGGTCTTCTCGGTGCTGTTTCTTCTCCGTTTCATCTGGACGTTCAACAAGTTCGACGACATCTTCCTGCTCACCGGCGGGGCTGCCGGCACGCAGGTCATCACCGTCAAGATCATCGAATGGCTGCGGGGACGTGGCGACATCGGTGCGGCGGCCGCGCTGGGACTCGTTCTTGCCGCGATCCTCATGGTGCTGTTGTTCGTCTACTTCAAGTGGTTCTACCAGGAGGATGAGGCATGA
- a CDS encoding glycosyltransferase family 4 protein: MIIGMVSTRFAGLDGVTLETAKVAHVLEEAGHQIAWFAGKLGPQYRPGTEYPPAFFGTDQNRDLQRRSFGRDTRPAGTIEQIRAEAAAINRALHTFVGDFGVDVLMPQNALSIPMHLPLGVGITDFTLESSIPSISHHHDFFWERTRFWPNAVQDILYGAFPPPAPRMQHIVINSFAREEFARRRAIAATLLPNVMDFEHPPGQADPTRFRAEAGLRTGDLILLQSTRRIPRKNIELTLQLAHQLADPHVKVVVTHPEHDQEGDYWGFLCDRAERLQVDLRFVPTGEPGRPTLEEAYAAADLVTFPSRIEGFGNALLEAVYYRRPVFVNRYPVYVRDIAPTGIECIEVDGRLSSSAVKQVAAWLEEPEAWAEIVERNYEIGLQNFSYKVLRRRLLPMLAE, translated from the coding sequence GTGATCATCGGCATGGTCTCCACCAGGTTCGCCGGTCTCGACGGCGTCACCTTGGAGACGGCCAAGGTCGCCCATGTGCTCGAAGAGGCCGGCCATCAGATCGCATGGTTCGCCGGGAAACTCGGACCGCAGTACCGACCTGGCACCGAGTACCCGCCGGCGTTCTTCGGCACCGACCAGAACCGGGATCTCCAGCGCCGCAGCTTCGGCCGGGACACACGGCCTGCCGGGACCATCGAGCAGATACGAGCCGAGGCAGCCGCCATCAACCGGGCACTGCACACGTTCGTCGGCGACTTCGGCGTGGACGTGCTCATGCCTCAGAACGCCCTTTCGATCCCGATGCACCTGCCTCTCGGCGTCGGCATCACCGACTTCACCCTCGAATCGTCCATCCCCTCCATCTCCCACCATCACGACTTCTTCTGGGAACGCACCAGGTTCTGGCCGAACGCCGTCCAGGACATCCTGTACGGGGCGTTTCCGCCTCCAGCTCCCAGGATGCAGCACATCGTCATCAATTCGTTCGCCCGCGAGGAATTCGCCCGCAGGCGTGCCATCGCCGCGACGCTGCTGCCCAACGTGATGGACTTCGAGCACCCGCCGGGACAGGCCGACCCGACCAGATTCCGTGCCGAAGCCGGCCTCCGAACCGGAGACCTGATCTTGCTCCAGTCGACGAGGCGGATTCCTCGCAAGAACATCGAGCTGACCCTCCAGCTCGCCCACCAGCTGGCGGACCCACACGTCAAGGTGGTCGTGACCCATCCCGAACACGACCAGGAAGGCGACTACTGGGGCTTCCTGTGCGACCGGGCGGAACGCCTACAGGTGGACCTCCGGTTCGTGCCGACGGGCGAACCGGGTCGACCCACGCTCGAAGAGGCGTACGCTGCAGCCGACCTCGTCACGTTCCCAAGTCGTATCGAAGGCTTCGGCAACGCGCTGCTCGAAGCCGTCTACTACCGCCGCCCCGTGTTCGTGAACCGCTATCCCGTGTACGTTCGAGACATCGCACCGACCGGCATCGAGTGCATAGAGGTCGACGGCCGGCTCAGCAGCAGTGCAGTCAAGCAAGTCGCCGCATGGCTCGAAGAACCTGAAGCCTGGGCCGAGATCGTGGAACGCAACTACGAGATCGGTCTTCAGAACTTCTCGTACAAGGTGCTGCGGCGCCGGCTGCTCCCCATGCTCGCCGAGTGA
- a CDS encoding carbohydrate ABC transporter permease: MSRAVFEERLFAVLKWLSIVFFVVITLFPLIYMFGLSFRSIQELLLHPARLFPPWEQIKSLVTYKEVLGSGLTGGQGFGVFVKNSAIVSVATVIVTTTLAIFAAYAAARMRFSGKKAISWGILLVYLFPAVVIAIPLFVLFSKVGLRSSLTGLVIVYLAQTIPVALYMLRSHFETIPASLEEAGLIDGLSRFGVIRKITLPLSAPAIAAVALYIFMIAWNEFLFALLFLIERRDLWTVALGLQQMNTVEVPKTLLMAGSVIVTLPVIILFFAAERFLTEGLTAGGVKG; this comes from the coding sequence ATGAGCCGCGCCGTCTTCGAAGAACGTCTCTTCGCCGTCCTCAAGTGGCTGAGCATCGTCTTCTTCGTCGTCATCACGCTCTTCCCGCTCATCTACATGTTCGGCCTGTCATTCCGGTCGATCCAGGAGCTGCTTCTCCACCCGGCTCGGCTGTTCCCCCCGTGGGAGCAGATCAAGAGCCTCGTCACCTACAAGGAGGTGCTCGGCTCGGGACTGACGGGAGGCCAAGGATTCGGCGTGTTCGTGAAGAACAGTGCGATCGTCAGCGTGGCCACCGTGATCGTCACCACCACCCTTGCGATCTTCGCCGCCTACGCCGCCGCCCGCATGCGTTTCTCCGGCAAGAAGGCGATCAGCTGGGGGATCCTGCTCGTCTACCTGTTCCCCGCAGTCGTGATCGCCATCCCGCTGTTCGTACTGTTCTCGAAAGTCGGGCTGCGTTCGTCGCTGACGGGCCTGGTCATCGTCTATCTGGCACAGACGATTCCGGTTGCCCTCTACATGCTGAGAAGCCACTTCGAGACGATCCCGGCGTCGCTGGAAGAGGCCGGCCTCATCGACGGCCTCTCACGCTTCGGGGTCATCCGCAAGATCACGCTGCCGCTGTCGGCGCCCGCGATCGCCGCCGTTGCGCTCTACATCTTCATGATCGCCTGGAACGAGTTCCTCTTCGCCCTGCTGTTCCTCATCGAACGGCGTGACCTGTGGACGGTCGCACTGGGTCTCCAGCAGATGAACACCGTGGAGGTTCCCAAGACCCTGCTCATGGCCGGGTCGGTGATCGTCACCCTTCCGGTCATCATCCTGTTCTTCGCTGCCGAACGATTCCTCACCGAGGGCCTCACCGCCGGAGGCGTCAAGGGGTGA